ACGACTTTTGGTATGTTACCGGAACTTAACAGTAAAGATGGCAAACAGAAGGGGTATTTACTCCTGGCCGGTAGAATTTTAATTGTTTTGATGTTTATCGCATTCACATTCAGTAAATCATGGTTTACTGTGATCTTAACCATCGTTGGCACTGTTTGTTTTGCTATCGGTTACAAAACCAAACTCGCATCGATAATGTTGGGCTTAGTTTTAACATTTTACAACATTACCTTGAATAATTACTGGTTCTACGATAAGAGCCAAAGGGACTTCTTAAAATATGAATTTTACCAAAATTTGAGTATTATTGGTGGCTTGCTACTGGTCACGAATACAGGTGCAGGCGAAATATCATTTgatgagaaaaagaaaatttacTAGTCAGACACAAGACATCATTatgaattctttgattgAACAACtaacaaaaaagaatatcacCAAAAAGTTGGAGACCGACACTTCCGAGTCACACAGAACAAGGTAAGAAGGTATCCTACGTTCAGAAGCATAACAATCTATTTCCTATACAgcatatatttatataagAAAAGAAGGCACCTATGTTTCAATGGCGATAAATTCTTGTTTCACCCACTGccagatgatgaaaacagGTGCAATCTTACTTCTTTACGCTAAACACACGATTTTCAAAACTCCCCCAACTCGTTGACAGTTTGCTTCTACCTAGTATAACGCCCTGAATTTGGGCTAAAGGTCGGAGACTTGCTGAAGGCCCCATTTAACGCCTTGATAGTATTCATGGAAGAGCTTACAGAAATTTCTCTCTCCTCTtctcttgaaattcttgcGTTTTTAGGGAGTTTTCCATGTTGCTACTTGTTAGTTGATCGAGCAGCAAGATAGAAGGTAATATAAAGTATATACTTGGGTCAATACGCCATGTGAAGAATTGTCAATTCAATAGAACCAGGATTGATTTTTCTATGTGCTTAGTATCAAGTTATTGTACCGCGTCTGAAAGTAGCTTGTAAGAATTACGAGAAACGGAGGACATTAGTTGGTTATATATCTTGCGATCGATACTAGCAGTGTATACCTCCAGTGTGAATCATTCGGTTGTAGCTGGTGAGTGAGTAGCACTTTTGTATTCGATCTCACTAATGACGTCGTGCCACTGTGAAATGCAAACGGGGGATGAAAATATCCCCTAGTAAGCGGACTAATAAGATATTATACCTCTCTACAGTTTTTAAATGAAAAGCCAGAAAGCTTTGCAGTCTTCTGTTTAATAATTATCAAGAGATTTATTCACAATGGGTGGTATATTGAAGAATCCTTTACCCCAGGAGCAAAATGCCGTTGATGCAGAGGAGTCTATTGCAGATTTTAGGAAACAAGTGTACGAAAATACTCAACTGAATGCGCAGTTGACCTCAAGTAaaggaggaggaggatCAATAAGTGGTATGAAAAATCTACCTAAGGACATATTATCACTGAAACACCAGCAGGAGGCAGAAGAACAACTACAATGGAATCAAAGGAACttggatgaaaatgagatcACGAAAAAACAATACCAAGATATACATGTGGATGAACCGAAGACTCCGTATCAAGGTGCCGTTGACCCGGAAGGAGAATATTATAAAGCCGATGATGAAGTGGACCTTGATGACTTTAGCCTTGGCGAGGCGGAGTATAAAATGAACGATAACAAAGAAGCGGATTTTGCAATTCAAGACCCCAAACCGACACCGGATTCGAGCAAGTCACAGGATGAACTCGacgccgaagaaaaacACAGGCGATTCCAggaaatgagaaaaaagcaTTATAACATTAAAGAAGCATTGCAAGAAGGAAGTCTGtcagaagatgaagagacATAATCCCATAACTTTTCACGATTTAGAGTTGCCATTATTCATAGAAAATAAATACTGAAATACCTCAATTAACGACTTAGGAGAGCTGCGCATGGATTCAATGTGTtgtaaaaaagaacaactATCCGTCGCAACTTATACATCTAGTACTTATATACTTGTTTTTGTACACAGAGCCAATTTACTCCTCACAAATACTAAGAAGGATTATGCGCTGACTTTCAATGCGAAGGATAGTCTCAGAGGCAGAAGAGTGGTCTGAAAGTCTTCGATTTGCTGTGAAAACAGAcgttcttgaaaatttccgCTAAAAAAACTCTGCCACCAATATCTAACGTCAAAATATagcaaattttttcttttgttaaGATATCTAACGGAGAGCCCACATTCCAGATTACAATATAGGCCCGGCGTGTGCACTTCCCCTTACTACTCGCTCTACAATCATGTATCAATAGAAACAAAGCCCATTTTGTAGTCATTTAGAATAGCGGCGGACTATATATCTATACCCGTTTCAATCATAAAAACATCAATCACTAATTTGAGTACATAATCGTATGCAGATGTCAATTTCGTCATCAATAAGAGATACAACTAGCGAGCAACCATTTTAAATACAAGAGTAGATGTGGTTCTCCTAATAAACTTTGTCATAATGTGTAACAATTAGGGTGGAGACCTACTTTAAATAAACCGTGTGAATACGCCTTCACTGGCATATTACGATCTACATTCATGCTCCCTTGTACTAGAAACAGTTAACAGGATGGGCGCGCGGGAAAAGCTTTCAAGTAGTGGAGAGCAACGACATATATGAAATCGAACGGCTTTATGATACATAGCAGCAGGGTTCAAAACAAGCTGCCATGAAAATTTAGAGTATGTCTTCACTATTGTAATTGAACTTTGTTTAATGGATGACTGCAGGTTGCTtcatttcaatttttttcccCATATTTATATCCGTGTTGATCTAACCTTAATTTGCTGACTCAATTGTGCCACATCAAACAAGATTTGTGTTCTGGTGAGATTCCGTTCTCAAGCCTGAAAATATCTGAATTTCCGTCGCTAGAGGTATACTCCAAGAGCTTCCTCAAAGTATCGTATGTCCCCTTTTGATCCCAGGATAGTGATATGTCCTAATAATAGACCAATTGCAACCAAGAGCTCTATCAGAAACAATTACAGTTGTGGGGGTATTATTGTACAGCCATATAGTGGGTAGACGTGACTCGTTGGTTAGTACGCTGGTGATGAGCGGCAGCACTAAATCTGGTGGAAGGTGCACACTAGAACAACACAATTGATCGAGATAATACAATTTTACTGTAATAGGTTTATTGAAAACCGAAAACAATGACAATTAATTTGCGTAGATTTCATACACTGTGAGATAAATATCAGGATCGGTAAAAGTAATGCCAAGGTATCACCAAAATGCGGAATACAACGACACGTACAAGTCTAGCTACTGAAGATATATGTTGCTCACACTAGAACTAGTCCTTCAAGTTGTAACACAGGCAACAAAAGTGGGTCACAGTAGTAGTTGCTCCgaaaaatgttttcaagATGCTGAGTCCACAGGAACTCTCAAGATACATGATTCTTGAACCTTGTGGTTGGATTTACAATGAAATCGACATTTGCTTTATTACGTTCATGGGAAATGCCCTAAATGCtgcaaaatattgaagagaTCCAAACTGGGCtgaattttcattgagCGAGACACATTGCCTCGATAAAAACCATGAAACATTTCATGCAGAGGGAATTCCAAATTCCGTTagttttgaaagaactttTCCGGAAACTGCAATATGTATACCCACTGTGCAACATATTGTACCACAATGAGAAAAGAACAATTTGGCATTCTTCAACCGTAATTAAAAAGTGTCTCTTCAGCCGAAAAAGCGCATGAGTGTTCTGTAGAAAGTGTCTAAaactttaaaaaaaaatgcaaaacaAGGTGACTAGTGGGTCATAGAACTTTCATTAAATTATATGTGGTCAAATGCTCTATGCGTTCGAGTAGGGTATTCCGTATctttattcatttttgtatGAGAATGCCTGTATCGTGTATTACGAAATAGTCAAATCTGATATcagaaataaaagaaaactgaaaaaataattagCATCACGATGCCATGAAGCACACTAATTTCAACGAGCCAAGACTTCATTCGTAGCAAGACATAGTGtattcaaaaacttgaatatGGCTGCAACAACAAATACCAAGAAGCAAGTCACAAAAAATCGCGTGAAAAAGCCTGTAACGAAGCCAAAGAAAAGCgagaaatcaagaaaaaatattaaagTTTCATCTAAATCTGTCAACTACACATTATGCATTCCAACTACTATCCTGTCCAACTGCAAAAACTTGAGTCAAGTAACGTACGCCGTTTACCAGGTTGCCAAAGCGGCCATCATGTTCAATGTGGGGGAAATTATTGTTCTTGATCTCGGAGACAATGCCAACGCCAAAAATTCGTCCACTAGCAAAGAAAAGCTTTCAGATGCTATGTTGATCGCATCTCTCCTACAGTTTTTTGTGACGCCACCTTACCTTGTGAactcaattttcaaaaaacagTTTAGAACGTATTACAAGGAGGCCTCCAAACTACCAAGGCTTACAGCATTGCCGTTCGTGCGATTCTTGGGCGAAGATGAGGCTCGCTACAGGGAGGGCCTAGCTATCAGGATGGAGAAAGTGGCTAACGATGCTGACAAGTCGAAAAAGACgaaaaaagcaaaagaattCAAACAGACCAAATTCATAAATATAGGAAAAGGCACGGTACTGGAGCTGAAGACCCAATTGGTGCCCGTGAATGTCCGAGTCACGGTTGACACTCTTGAGAAAAAAGTCGTCTCACCACAGGAGGCATACGGGGACTTTGTTGGTGCCAAGGCCTCCTATGGGTATCACGTGAGAGTAGCGAAATCCTTCGGAAGCATTTTCACCGAGTGCTCCTATCCACAAGGCTACACCCAAGCAGTCTACGTCAACAGCGGTGACTATTACTACAAcgaaaagttgaaaaaatatcacaaGCTGGAAACGAAGCTACCGTACGTCgaaaaaattatcaagCAGGCCCCCAAACCTCCCGCTGAGATGCATTCGGAATCGAACCCGGTTGCCGACCCACTCGAGACCGCCCGTCCTGCTAACCTCTTGCTACTCTGCGGCAAATGGGATCACGTCAAGAAGAGCTTCGAGCGCTCGAAGGATCAGTTCGAAGGCTGCGACGGACCCCATCAGTTCTTTGACGCTCAACTCGAATTACCCGGAGCCGTGCCCCAGGGTAACATAACTATTCCGGACAGCTGCATGATCTCCCTCTCCATCATAAGTGCTCTGTAGGTTGCATTCCACCTGGATGCCATTTGAATAAGCACTGACTGCAATGTATCTTGAAATATCGCTAAACTACTATGTATTACTATGTCTAATCATGTCTGCACCAGAGCACCGCACCAAGCACACCTGCCTCgctctttttatttttagAAATATTTCTGTTCCAAAAACgaaacaaagaaaacaaaaaaaaagagcgaAAACGATCTCGAATGGGAACACAGCGTACTGGCAGGATCGCGGGATCGCGGAATTCTGAGAACATGTCAGGAGGGGCAAAcgaaaatttgaagttttatATACATTAAACATGTTTATTTCGTTTCGATTATACACTTGTTGGAATTGTTTATACTCCTGGTGTTTGTTATAGATTTAGTTTCCAGCAGCTTATCAAGAATTCTCAATCGTTATTAGAATCGAGAAATCCATTGTAAAGTGATACGTTCGTTTAAGCTTTTTGCAATTTGTATACTTTAAGTTTCGGTTTTGGATCAATTGCTGTACTCATTTTAGAATAAGGATTGATTGAATAAGAGCAATGCGTTTCTCTACTCTCGCTACGTCTTTAGTTTTGGCTGCCACACATGTCTCCGCAGTGGGTGAACTCGCTTTCAACATTGGTGTGAAGAACAACGACGGAACTTGCAAAAGTGTGAGTGACTATGAAAGTGAATTGAACATCCTGAAGGACTACACGCATACTGTGAAGGTTTACGCAGCATCAGACTGTAATACGCTGCAGAATTTGGGACCAGCCGCAGAGGCCGAAGGCTTCCAGGTTTTTGTTGGTGTCTGGCCAAACGATGATGCTCATTATGCTGCTGAGAAGCAAGCACTACAAGATTACCTACCAAACATCAGAAGTTCGACCGTTGCCGGCTTCTTGGTCGGTTCCGAAGCGCTGTATCGTGATGACATGTCAGCTTCCGATCTAGCTGACAGGATCAACGACATCCGTAGCACAGTTGAAGGTATTAACGATTCCCAGGGTAACTCCTATTCCGGTAAGCAAGTTGGTACCGTTGATTCATGGAACGTTTTGGTTGCTGGCTACAATGCCCCAGTCATTCAAGCAAGTGATTTCGTTATGGCTAACGCTTTCTCCTACTGGCAAGGTCAAACCATGAACAACGCTTCCTACTCGTTCTTTGATGACATTATGCAAGCTTTGCAAACTATCCAAAGCACCAAGGGCTCCACTGATATTACCTTCTGGGTCGGTGAGACCGGATGGCCATCTGATGGAACCAACTTTGAAAGTGCTTACCCCTCCGTTAACAACGCTAGACAATTTTGGAGAGAAGGTATTTGTTCCATGAGAGCTTGGGGCGTCAACGTTATTGTTTTCGAAGCTTTTGATGAAGACTGGAAACCAAATACCTCAGGTACTTCAGATGTCGAAAAGCATTGGGGTGTCTGGACCTCCGaaaactctttgaaatattctCTAGATtgtgatttttcttgagCTAAAAGTTTAAATAAGAGTGCATGATAACAACATTTTCTCGAATAAATATGCCCGAATGTGTCTTGTACGATCCTATTTTTGTTCGCAACTCATCTGCCTTTCTGACAAAATTCCTCTTCATGCCCCTATTGGCAGGACGAATATATGTCACGAATTGCTGTGCTCATGATAGCGGTTTTATGTCGATACAAGATATTTCgtacatatatatattaaagaatCATACCCATATACTTTATGATATCTATAGCTTTTATCGCACTGTCTATTCAATCTTAAATCCTATCATCTACGTACAACATGACGTTATGAAACTTTTCGACAATCGTcgtaatgaaaaattttctgcagaaatatttataagaaaaggaaatcaGTGATGGCCTTTAGCTAGCTGAAGGTATTATTGTGCAGTAAACTTCGTTAGAAAGTTATACAATTGAGGAGCACACTGCAAGGACAACATGtctcgttttttttctgcCTCCTATGATTCTGATAGTGCAAGCTCGTCGTCCGAAGAGGACTTACTGTCGTCTTCCGATGAAGAATTATTAAGCTCTTCTGTTGAGGAAGAGGAGTCTGACGATTCCTACTTCAATGATTCGGAATCTGAATCTGACATAGATTCCGACGACTCTGATTCGAAGCCATATGGTCCTGATTGGTTTAAGAAATCTGAGTTTAGAAAAGGTGGAGGTaacaaattcttgaagGGTGCTAACTACTCTGATTCTGGTGAATCAGAGGATGAAGGAAAGAAAGTTGTCAAGTCTGCGAAGGAAAAATTACTAGATGATATGCAAACTGTTTTCTCCAAGATTGACACCGCCGAAATGACACAGGATTGGATTACCATCTTGACTGAATTTGATAACATATCTCGTCTTTTGATCAGAGCTCAACAACAAAACTATGGTACGCCAAATATATACGTGAAGACTCTTGCACAAGTGGAAGATATTGTCGGCAAAACTTCCCAATctgatatcaaaaacaaagctGTATCCAAAGCTTATAACACCACTAAACAAAGAGTCAAAAAAGCTGCAAAGGAAAACGAGGCTCTATTGACAAAATTCAGAGAAGACCCAGAAGCTTTTGATGGGGAGGCAACTGTTGAAATCGGGACATCCAATAGCGATGAAATCTCACAATACggcaaaaaatcaattaaTTTATCATCCGTTGCCAGTGGCTCATCGGAAGCAGccttcttttcagctttgCGTATTGTCATTGATTCAAGAGGTAAAAAGAATGTCGATCAAGCTGGCTTAGTCAAAACTGTTGAAGAGCTTTTAGAAACTGCGAAATCTTCATACGAGACTATTATGGCATATTTGACTTTGATTCCAATCAGGTTCGACGTCTCTGGTAGCATGTCATATCAACCAATAGAACAGTGGAAATTATGTTACAACGATACcatgaaatttttgactctcttggaagaaaaagttgataCTTATGTTGTTAGTGAGCTAGCTCAACGCAATGAGTTCTTAGAAGAGGAGCCTGAAGCTGATGAGAATGGTGTTAAGAAAATAGTAGGCTCTGTTTTTGCTTTTGTCGAAAGATTGGACGATGAGTTCAATAAATCCTTGCTAAACACTGACCCTCATTCCAGTGATTATCTAGCTCGCCTAAGACAGGAACAAGATATCTACAATTTGATTCTCAGGACTCAGTTGTACTTAGAGGCAACAACTTCCgaagaagatcaagaaaaagtaTTAGCTCGTCCTTTCGTGAAAAGACTAGATCACATTTACTATAAATCtacttctttgataaaaataatggaaAACAATGCGTGGAAGTCATTTGTACCACCTAATCCTTCCAAAATTACCCCTTTTACCGGAGAGGTAAATGACGAATATGCTATAAATTTGGTAGGAAAACTGTCCGAAAGCCTCCgtaaaaacaaaaatggcGGTATACGCAAGCGTGCCATTTTGTACCATGTTTACTTCAGTGCTTTGAATATAGATTTCAACACAGCCAAGACAATGTTGATAAGTTCCAAAGTTCAGGCATATATTAATAACTCCGACCCCTCTTTGCAAATCCTTTTTAACAGGGTTGTTGTTCAACTAGGTTTAGCAGCATTTAAACTCTGTCTAATTGAAGATTGTCATCAAGTTCTAAACGAACTATTAGCATCTTCTCATCTAAGAGAAATTTTAGGCCAACAAACGCTTCAAAGAGTGACTGCAAACTCAACGTCCTCTAGTGCCGACGAACGTGAACAATTGTGTCTACCATATCATCAACACATTAACCTTGACTTAATTGATTTAGTCTTTATGACGtgttctcttttgattGAAGTTCCGCAAATGACAGCTTTCTACTCCGGTATAAAGGTGAAGAGAATACCTTACTCTCAAAAGTCAATTCGTCGTGCTTTAGAGCACTATGACAAATCTAGTTTCCAAGGACCTCCTGAAACTCTAAGAGACTTCGTGCTTCACGCGGCCAAATCCATGCAAAAGGGAGACTGGAAAAAATCTATTGACTACCTCAGCTCCATTCCAACTTGGTCTCTGCTACCTAATGCTGAAAACGTGCTGACAAATCTTGGAGAAAGAGTTCAGATTGAGTCCCTAAAAAcattcttctttatttacaAACGATTCTATTCAAAGATTTCCGttgacaaattttcaaagcttttCAATCTCTCTAACGAAAAGgtcattcaaattttagaATCTGCAATTTCGGAATACGACATCAATACCAAGCTTGATGACTCGAaggattttttcattgtgGAGAAAGGTGATGAGATTACGAAATTAGAAGAAGTTGCACTGAAGTTGAACAAGGAAGTCAAAATCGCGAAGGAACGATCAAACCCCTCTACAGCTCGCCGTTAGACGTTACGCGTTCCCATTGCTTTAAGTCAAAAGTAAGTTGATTGTTCGACGGTGGCATGCATACCTGTATATTACTCGGCTAATTTACCTGTATATATCATACGTATACATGGGGAAAATACATTGAATTTTAAAAAACCGACTCTTTCACGTTAAGCAAAATTAGCAGAGGATGTCTTACATAATGTAGCAATGAATTATTAGCAATTGAACCACTTTAttaaaatataaaaaaataaaattttttacaaaaagtCAATATATAATGGACTGTTATGCAAAGTCCTCACTTGCAATTCCCGACCTTGAACACATTTGTGTGAAAATGCCACCTTCCTCGAACAAGGCCTTTGGTGCATCAAACTCAGCGACCACACCATCTTCCAGCACCAAGACTCGGTCATAGCTTAAGATGGTCTTCAGTCTGTGTGCAATACATAAAATTGTGCagtctttgaaagattcaGCGATTCTGgcttgaatttttccatCGGTTTCGTAGTCAACAGATGAAGTTGCTTCATCCAGAATTAAAATCTTCGTCTGACGAACCAAAGCTCTTGCTAGTGCCAAAATTTGCCTCTCACCGAGcgaaaaattgaaacctTCCTCTTCAACCTGTTGGTCGAGATGAAACTTATGCATGTTGGAATAACTTCCACTAGTATCCGGTTTCTGTGTTTTTATTTCCTCCAACTCATCGGAAACAATTGCACCTGCATTTTTTAAGGCATCCCATAGGCTCTCATCTGGACGTTCATTGAATGGATCCAGATTTTTTCGAACACTACCTTTGAAAAGCACAGGATCTTGCGGGATGATAGTCAAATTACGCCTTAGATCGAATAAGCCTAATTGTGAAATGTCAATGTCATCTATGGTGATCTTGCCTCCTGCCAACTCGTTAAGCCTATATAAGGCATTCATAATAGTTGATTTACCAGCACCAGTTCTTCCACATATTCCGACCTTTTCCCCACTTTTTATACTTACATTGAAGTCCCTCAAAACCAGAGGTAGACCTGGCCTATATGCAAAGTTCACGTCTTCAAATACAATCTCACCTCTTGAGGGCCAAGAATCTGGAGGGCAGGCCTCGGATTTCCTATAAGCAGCTTCGACGGGAAGATCTTCAGCATAAGAAACCATTCTTTCGGCACTGTTCATGTCATTTTCTGTTTGAGTGACAGCTCTAAGCAAACTATTCAAAAGACCCGGCAATTGTAGGACATAGGTAAGTAAAACACCCACAGATGAAGCTGATATATTAAACTGTCTTGTAACGCACAATAAAGTGATAATTAATGCAAATGCAACTGCCACTAAATCCAAAAACACTGCAACCCATCTTTGGAGAGCCACCAGCAAGTATGATGCTTCATTCATTCTGTTTATTAAGAAGTCCGTCTTCGCTAAAAATCTTTCCTGACTTCTATAGCATTTGATAGTTTCCATACCACTCAAAACCTCGTTAAGATTATTGTAAACGAACGACCGTTGAATTGCTTCTAGTCTTTTGACTTCTCTTCCTGTACTCTGATAATGATCTGATATGATCACAAACATGAAGGCCAGAAATGGTATTGCTATTGCAAACCAAGGAAGGTAAACAATACACAGTACGCAAACACCTACGATATTAGCAATTTGGGTCACTAGTAAACGCATACTTTCTGACATCTCATTATCCAAACTATCAGTATCTTTCGTAAACCTATTCAAAATACGCCCAATCGGGGTAGTGTCCAAAAAAGACATTGGGCTATGCAATACTCTTTTTACAGCCTGTAAATTGAGGCGCTTAGAAGCTTGAAGACCCAAGTAACACAGAAGCGTGAAAGCACcgttcaagaaaaaataggcaccaaaaacaaagaacGAATATAATCCCATATAAAACGGAGTGGATCTATTAGtaaatttgttttctgtCCAATAACTTAACCATACGGAGGAGAAAAGTGTACAAAATGTTGACCCAATTATGCACACAATAAAAAGTGGAAACAGAAGAATACCAGATTTTCCAACCGCAGAaaagagatattttttatagATGGAAAGCTGAATACTGTTGACAGCTCTTTCTTCCCTCGTGGTTATATTACCGTTCACATGCTCTTCTGTAGATTTTTTACTCAATTGCCTTTGCAGGTACTCTATGTCTCGTTCTTGTGAGCCATTATTGGGCACACTTTTCGAGTTGTGCATGTTCTCATAAGTTTCCTTCTCGTTCTCCTcagtttttatttcttgctcatcttcttcgtttgcttcttcttcagtaCCTTGCGACATAAACTGGAGTAAATTAATCAAGGTTTCATTATGCATCTTTAGTTTTTCCAACGTCCCGATCTCAAAAGACCCATCGGTCccaataacaataatacGATCAGCCTTTTCAATCAGGGAAAGTTGATGAGTAGCTAGTATTCtggttttattttttaatagGCCCAATAAGCACTCATCAACAATATGTTTCCCCACACGAGAGTCAACCGCACTCAGAACATCGTCAAAAACATATATATCCTTATTTTTGTACACCGTTCTGGCTAAGTTGATACGTGCCTTCTGTCCACCTGATAATGTGATACCACGTTCACCAATTTCCGTCATATCGCCAGATGGTAATATATCCAAATCTGCTTCTAAAGCACAAACACGAACTATTTctttatacttttttttttcatatggGGACCCAAAAATTATATTATCTCTAACAGTAGCGTTTTGTATCCAAGGATAACCACAAAGAAGTAAATCTCCATTTATTTCGATGTGACCAGACGTTTTATTCATGAACCCTGCCATTGCATTCAAAAGAGATGTCTTACCCGTACCAATTGGGCCTGTGATAATGACGAATTCCCCACTTTTTACTTCGAAGTTCAAGTCCTTGAAACCattaaaagaagaatttgactTTTCAAGATCTTCCtgagatttttcttttggttcttcttttggttcttcttttggttCTTCCTTTGGCTCTTCCTTCGactttttgttcttgtttGACTTACTTTTGGCCGAAGCAGATTCtacctttttcttttcctctAATGTATCAATTACCTGAAAATCCTCCCATTCAAAGGAAGCATTGTCCATCCTTAAAGCTACAGTGTC
This Zygotorulaspora mrakii chromosome 5, complete sequence DNA region includes the following protein-coding sequences:
- the GLC8 gene encoding PP1-complex regulatory subunit GLC8 (similar to Saccharomyces cerevisiae GLC8 (YMR311C); ancestral locus Anc_5.6), coding for MGGILKNPLPQEQNAVDAEESIADFRKQVYENTQLNAQLTSSKGGGGSISGMKNLPKDILSLKHQQEAEEQLQWNQRNLDENEITKKQYQDIHVDEPKTPYQGAVDPEGEYYKADDEVDLDDFSLGEAEYKMNDNKEADFAIQDPKPTPDSSKSQDELDAEEKHRRFQEMRKKHYNIKEALQEGSLSEDEET
- a CDS encoding RNA methyltransferase (similar to Saccharomyces cerevisiae YGR283C and YMR310C; ancestral locus Anc_5.7) — translated: MAATTNTKKQVTKNRVKKPVTKPKKSEKSRKNIKVSSKSVNYTLCIPTTILSNCKNLSQVTYAVYQVAKAAIMFNVGEIIVLDLGDNANAKNSSTSKEKLSDAMLIASLLQFFVTPPYLVNSIFKKQFRTYYKEASKLPRLTALPFVRFLGEDEARYREGLAIRMEKVANDADKSKKTKKAKEFKQTKFINIGKGTVLELKTQLVPVNVRVTVDTLEKKVVSPQEAYGDFVGAKASYGYHVRVAKSFGSIFTECSYPQGYTQAVYVNSGDYYYNEKLKKYHKLETKLPYVEKIIKQAPKPPAEMHSESNPVADPLETARPANLLLLCGKWDHVKKSFERSKDQFEGCDGPHQFFDAQLELPGAVPQGNITIPDSCMISLSIISAL
- the BGL2 gene encoding glucan 1,3-beta-glucosidase (similar to Saccharomyces cerevisiae BGL2 (YGR282C); ancestral locus Anc_5.8), whose protein sequence is MRFSTLATSLVLAATHVSAVGELAFNIGVKNNDGTCKSVSDYESELNILKDYTHTVKVYAASDCNTLQNLGPAAEAEGFQVFVGVWPNDDAHYAAEKQALQDYLPNIRSSTVAGFLVGSEALYRDDMSASDLADRINDIRSTVEGINDSQGNSYSGKQVGTVDSWNVLVAGYNAPVIQASDFVMANAFSYWQGQTMNNASYSFFDDIMQALQTIQSTKGSTDITFWVGETGWPSDGTNFESAYPSVNNARQFWREGICSMRAWGVNVIVFEAFDEDWKPNTSGTSDVEKHWGVWTSENSLKYSLDCDFS
- the NIP1 gene encoding translation initiation factor eIF3 core subunit c (similar to Saccharomyces cerevisiae NIP1 (YMR309C); ancestral locus Anc_5.9) yields the protein MSRFFSASYDSDSASSSSEEDLLSSSDEELLSSSVEEEESDDSYFNDSESESDIDSDDSDSKPYGPDWFKKSEFRKGGGNKFLKGANYSDSGESEDEGKKVVKSAKEKLLDDMQTVFSKIDTAEMTQDWITILTEFDNISRLLIRAQQQNYGTPNIYVKTLAQVEDIVGKTSQSDIKNKAVSKAYNTTKQRVKKAAKENEALLTKFREDPEAFDGEATVEIGTSNSDEISQYGKKSINLSSVASGSSEAAFFSALRIVIDSRGKKNVDQAGLVKTVEELLETAKSSYETIMAYLTLIPIRFDVSGSMSYQPIEQWKLCYNDTMKFLTLLEEKVDTYVVSELAQRNEFLEEEPEADENGVKKIVGSVFAFVERLDDEFNKSLLNTDPHSSDYLARLRQEQDIYNLILRTQLYLEATTSEEDQEKVLARPFVKRLDHIYYKSTSLIKIMENNAWKSFVPPNPSKITPFTGEVNDEYAINLVGKLSESLRKNKNGGIRKRAILYHVYFSALNIDFNTAKTMLISSKVQAYINNSDPSLQILFNRVVVQLGLAAFKLCLIEDCHQVLNELLASSHLREILGQQTLQRVTANSTSSSADEREQLCLPYHQHINLDLIDLVFMTCSLLIEVPQMTAFYSGIKVKRIPYSQKSIRRALEHYDKSSFQGPPETLRDFVLHAAKSMQKGDWKKSIDYLSSIPTWSLLPNAENVLTNLGERVQIESLKTFFFIYKRFYSKISVDKFSKLFNLSNEKVIQILESAISEYDINTKLDDSKDFFIVEKGDEITKLEEVALKLNKEVKIAKERSNPSTARR